From Deltaproteobacteria bacterium, a single genomic window includes:
- a CDS encoding ABC transporter substrate-binding protein, with translation MRLRSQSSIDRWTTAPYDLRQNYFEVKMPLKKLLKVFSVVACVLVVVSAAHAQNKIRASYSSVSGIFTPVWIATDEKLYQKHGTDADLVYIGGSAVAVSALIAGEIDFIYGGADPIIAGILAGADLTLAGFISNTTPISLWVGANSGINKVEDLKGKTVAVTRLASSTAYMAKVAFAQAKLEPIKDIPLIGSGGYPESLAAMQAGKVQGAMLSPPFTYRGEAMGFKRIWNGAGVEYPSFVLATRKTFIRDSADRAQRAFNAVAEGVHIFRTDRERAMRVMGKYTKIKDRTILENTYADNKDVYSPTLRPTASGIRPILEVLAATNAKAANAKPEQFIDGTLSRRLEESGVTKKF, from the coding sequence ATGCGGTTGCGATCACAAAGCTCAATTGACAGATGGACGACTGCTCCTTATGATCTCCGACAAAATTATTTCGAGGTGAAAATGCCGTTAAAAAAACTTCTGAAAGTCTTTTCTGTCGTTGCTTGTGTTCTTGTCGTCGTTTCTGCGGCTCACGCTCAAAACAAGATCCGCGCTTCCTATAGCTCTGTCAGCGGCATCTTCACGCCGGTGTGGATTGCGACCGATGAGAAGCTGTATCAGAAGCACGGCACCGACGCCGATCTGGTTTACATCGGCGGCTCCGCCGTCGCGGTGAGCGCGCTGATCGCGGGTGAAATCGATTTCATCTACGGCGGCGCCGATCCGATCATTGCCGGCATCTTGGCGGGTGCCGATCTCACGTTGGCTGGGTTCATTTCCAACACGACGCCGATCAGTCTCTGGGTCGGTGCCAATTCGGGCATCAATAAAGTTGAAGATCTCAAAGGCAAGACCGTGGCGGTGACTCGGTTGGCGTCGAGCACGGCTTACATGGCCAAAGTTGCCTTCGCCCAGGCAAAGCTGGAACCGATTAAAGATATTCCGCTGATCGGCTCGGGAGGCTATCCCGAATCGCTGGCAGCGATGCAAGCCGGCAAGGTGCAAGGAGCGATGTTGTCGCCGCCGTTTACCTACCGCGGCGAGGCGATGGGTTTTAAGAGAATCTGGAATGGCGCCGGCGTCGAGTATCCGTCGTTTGTGCTGGCGACGCGCAAGACTTTCATTCGCGACTCCGCGGACCGTGCGCAGCGGGCGTTCAACGCCGTCGCCGAAGGGGTGCATATTTTTCGCACCGACAGAGAACGCGCCATGCGCGTCATGGGGAAGTACACCAAGATCAAGGACCGGACGATCCTGGAAAATACCTACGCCGACAACAAAGATGTCTATAGTCCGACGCTGCGACCGACGGCGAGTGGGATAAGACCCATCTTGGAAGTACTCGCGGCGACCAATGCGAAAGCGGCGAATGCCAAGCCGGAACAGTTTATCGATGGGACGCTATCGCGCCGGTTGGAAGAGAGCGGCGTGACGAAGAAGTTCTGA
- a CDS encoding amidohydrolase, giving the protein MLDGVTVIDADGHVLETDAEMEQYFDGDYTGHRRTGTFSIFPSLDGWPRGFVRGLNKVTKVDVNSWIQFIEGSKISAAVLYPTAALSAGLIQDHDWACVVARMYNNWLCDRYCKVDKRLKGVALLPVQNPQEAANELRRCVNDYGMVAGLLPAVTNLSKGFGHQDFHPIYKVAQELNVPLTVHGAVSANLGFDFLQTMSMIHTLEHPIAQMIQLTSMVLDGVFDLFPKLRVGYLEAGAGWIPYMMDRLDEKDHIDRKRKHFPLSVKPSEYFKRGNIYVTCETDEKTLDVVAREMGEDYMMYPTDFPHEREAGVFAKDIPEFWERTDLSERVKRKVFSENAKRFYNMA; this is encoded by the coding sequence ATGCTAGACGGAGTCACAGTCATCGATGCCGACGGTCACGTTTTAGAGACCGACGCCGAGATGGAGCAGTATTTCGACGGCGATTACACCGGTCACCGCCGCACCGGAACATTTTCAATCTTCCCTTCTCTCGACGGCTGGCCGCGCGGCTTTGTCCGTGGCTTGAACAAAGTCACCAAAGTCGACGTGAATAGTTGGATTCAATTCATCGAAGGCTCGAAGATCTCCGCCGCGGTGCTCTACCCCACCGCCGCCCTCTCGGCTGGGTTGATTCAGGACCACGACTGGGCCTGTGTCGTCGCGCGCATGTACAACAACTGGCTCTGCGATCGCTATTGCAAGGTCGACAAACGTTTGAAAGGCGTGGCGCTGCTGCCGGTGCAAAATCCCCAAGAAGCAGCTAACGAGCTGCGCCGCTGCGTGAATGACTACGGCATGGTCGCTGGCCTGCTACCAGCCGTGACCAACCTGAGCAAAGGCTTCGGCCACCAGGATTTCCACCCGATCTATAAAGTAGCCCAGGAATTGAACGTCCCGCTCACCGTTCACGGCGCCGTGAGCGCCAACTTGGGTTTCGATTTTCTCCAGACCATGTCGATGATCCATACGTTGGAGCACCCCATCGCGCAGATGATCCAGTTGACCAGCATGGTCTTGGACGGTGTCTTCGACCTGTTTCCCAAACTGCGGGTGGGTTATCTCGAAGCCGGCGCCGGCTGGATTCCCTATATGATGGACCGCCTGGACGAAAAAGATCACATCGACCGCAAACGCAAACACTTCCCCCTGAGCGTTAAACCGAGCGAATATTTCAAGCGCGGCAACATTTACGTCACCTGCGAAACCGACGAGAAGACATTGGACGTGGTCGCCCGCGAGATGGGTGAAGACTACATGATGTACCCCACCGACTTCCCGCACGAGCGCGAAGCCGGCGTCTTCGCCAAAGACATCCCGGAGTTCTGGGAGCGGACGGATTTATCGGAACGAGTGAAACGAAAAGTGTTTAGCGAAAATGCCAAACGGTTTTATAATATGGCTTGA
- a CDS encoding amidohydrolase: MPGIIDADTHIAESESMWKHFDPKMHHRRPVMVSAPDDTLYRDFNVLWLIDGNIYPKASGKGGFRIITPTASKREINRTDIALGCREITDVPARLADMDTAGVQTQVIYPTLFLIDVTDDKDLQIALCGAYNKFLGEVYRKSNNRLRWVTVLPYLSVDESIAQMREAKQNGAVGLFFSGIMGSLTLNNPHFTPIYAEAEKLGLPICVHTGQSCRHLLEFFDLELNGTFATSHCPPIIGFRDLVAGEIPEKFPDLKFGFLEVSASWVPFLYHHLKRSARPRPSFPKARWKFSSCEELFREYRIYVACEADEDIPYLAGYIGEDNLLIGSDYGHNDPAEEKALVQTMRSREDLSPALVEKIMCENPKRFYGLA; the protein is encoded by the coding sequence ATGCCTGGAATCATCGACGCCGACACCCACATCGCCGAATCGGAGAGCATGTGGAAACACTTCGATCCGAAAATGCATCACCGCCGACCCGTGATGGTCTCGGCGCCCGATGACACGCTCTACCGCGACTTCAACGTGCTTTGGCTCATCGACGGTAACATATACCCGAAAGCCTCCGGCAAAGGCGGCTTTCGCATCATCACGCCGACCGCATCCAAGCGCGAAATCAATCGCACCGACATTGCGCTCGGCTGCCGCGAAATCACCGATGTGCCCGCGCGCCTTGCCGACATGGACACGGCAGGCGTGCAAACCCAGGTGATCTATCCGACGTTATTTTTAATTGACGTCACCGACGACAAAGATCTTCAGATCGCGCTGTGCGGCGCTTACAACAAATTTCTCGGCGAGGTCTACCGCAAGTCGAACAATCGCTTGCGCTGGGTCACGGTCCTGCCATATCTATCGGTCGATGAATCCATCGCGCAAATGCGCGAGGCGAAACAAAACGGCGCCGTCGGCCTTTTCTTTAGCGGCATCATGGGATCGCTCACGTTGAACAATCCGCATTTCACACCGATCTATGCCGAAGCGGAAAAGCTTGGCCTGCCGATTTGCGTCCACACCGGCCAGAGCTGCCGCCACCTGCTGGAGTTTTTCGATCTAGAATTGAACGGCACCTTTGCGACATCCCATTGCCCGCCAATTATTGGTTTTCGCGATTTGGTCGCGGGCGAAATCCCGGAAAAATTTCCCGATTTGAAGTTTGGTTTCTTGGAAGTGTCGGCAAGCTGGGTGCCGTTTCTCTACCATCACTTGAAACGCTCAGCGCGCCCACGGCCGAGCTTTCCCAAAGCGCGCTGGAAATTTAGCTCATGCGAAGAGCTGTTTCGTGAATATCGCATCTACGTCGCCTGCGAAGCCGACGAAGACATCCCCTATTTGGCGGGCTACATCGGCGAAGACAACTTGCTGATCGGTTCCGACTACGGCCACAACGACCCCGCGGAAGAGAAGGCGTTGGTTCAAACCATGCGCTCGCGGGAAGATTTGTCGCCGGCGTTGGTCGAAAAAATCATGTGCGAAAATCCCAAACGGTTTTACGGCTTGGCATGA